From a region of the Mercurialis annua linkage group LG1-X, ddMerAnnu1.2, whole genome shotgun sequence genome:
- the LOC126666037 gene encoding vacuolar protein sorting-associated protein 24 homolog 1-like, which translates to MEKMMNIIKPKANPQQQLRDWQRRLRQECRNIERQIRDIEREEKSVQKAIKDAAKRNDMGSAKVLAKEIVRSRKTVNRLYENKAQMNSISMHLGESVAIARTVGHLSKSAEVMKLVNNLMKAPAVAATMQEFSKEMMKAGVIEEFVNDAVDSALDSDDIEDEIEEEVDKVLTAIAGETAAQLPEAVRKQRVKQSAGTAQEEDAIAEGADDEEELEEIRARLAKVRS; encoded by the exons ATGGAGAAAATGATGAACATAATTAAGCCTAAAGCCAATCCCCAGCAACAGTTAAGAGATTGGCAACGCAGACTTCGTCAAGAATGTCGCAATATTGAGCGCCAAATCCGAG ATATAGAGAGAGAAGAGAAGAGTGTACAAAAGGCGATTAAAGATGCTGCTAAGAGGAACGACATGGGTTCTGCTAAG GTGCTTGCTAAGGAAATTGTGAGATCTAGAAAGACAGTAAACCGCCTTTATGAAAATAAGGCACAAATGAATTCAATATCGATGCACCTTGGTGAAAGTGTAG CCATTGCTCGCACAGTGGGCCATTTGTCGAAGAGTGCTGAAGTCATGAAGCTTGTGAATAATCTCATGAAGGCTCCAGCTGTTGCCGCTACAATGCAAGAGTTTAGCAAAGAAATGATGAAG GCAGGGGTGATTGAGGAATTTGTGAACGATGCTGTCGACAGCGCGTTGGACTCGGACGATATTGAAGATGAAATTGAGGAAGAAGTTGATAAGGTCTTGACTGCTATAGCCGGCGAAACCGCTGCACAGCTACCAGAAGCAGTTAGGAAGCAGAGAGTGAAGCAGTCAGCTGGAACAGCACAAGAG gaaGACGCAATTGCGGAGGGCGCAGATGATGAGGAAGAACTAGAAGAAATAAGGGCCCGTCTTGCCAAAGTTCGGTCATAA
- the LOC126664221 gene encoding uncharacterized protein LOC126664221 — MTTSAAMNNNNKNSQTTVMCSVLAIDHSNLSYKACSSCERTLSDTPNSQCGLCNNFNPSSSKRFFRLIVSIATDTKVFNVICFDRAARILFGCSADQFFDFAKIHPLAGANASKVLEGEMFRMTLSKPKNGNARHMRAVSILPLRTGFQPAIETLKKLYGIHR, encoded by the exons ATGACCACCAGCGCTGCCATGAATAATAACAATAAGAACAGCCAAACAACAGTAATGTGTTCAGTACTAGCCATTGATCACTCCAATCTTTCTTACAAAGCCTGTTCTTCATGTGAACGCACTCTTTCAGACACTCCAAATTCTCAGTGTGGACTCTGTAATAACTTCAATCCTTCTTCTTCCAAGAGATTTTTTCGTCTCATT GTTTCAATAGCTACTGATACCAAGGTGTTTAATGTAATTTGCTTTGATAGAGCTGCTAGGATCTTATTTGGATGCTCTGCTGATCAGTTTTTTGACTTTGCCAAGATTCACCCTTTGGCTG GTGCTAATGCTAGTAAAGTTCTTGAAGGAGAGATGTTTAGAATGACATTGTCAAAACCAAAGAATGGTAATGCACGACATATGCGAGCAGTGTCAATTCTGCCTTTGAGGACCGGTTTCCAGCCAGCAATTGAGACATTAAAGAAGTTGTATGGG ATTCACAGGTAG
- the LOC126664220 gene encoding serine carboxypeptidase-like, with protein sequence MFQISQMASLPCFYLILFVTISTFSSYANSSSSYNDQIAPKQQGEKLIRGFNLSPKHSINLPEIGDDFLQSSPDLVENPLKFNVLGDPGPSVQDFGHHAGYFKLPNTTAARMFYFFFESRNTKEDPVVIWLTGGPGCSSELALFYENGPYHLSNNMSLQWNDYGWDKASNLIFVDQPTGTGFSYTTDQSDLRHDENGVSNDLYDFLQAFFTKHPELAKNDFFITGESYAGHYIPAFAARVHQGNKNNQGIHINLKGFAIGNGLTDPSIQYKAYTDYALENDLIEQSDYQRINELMPSCDQAIKACGTNGESTCESAYSVCNNIFNEIMHVAGNINYYDIRKQCEGQLCYDFSNMETFLNDKIVRDSLGVGNREFVSCSSDVYDAMLRDWMRNLEVGIPALLEDGIRVLIYAGEEDLICNWLGNSRWVHAMEWTGQKDFEAASTVPFTVEGAEAGQLKSHGPLAFLKVNKAGHMVPMDQPKAALQMLKSWMQGKLDDTNKDRISPI encoded by the exons ATGTTTCAAATCTCTCAAATGGCATCATTACCAtgcttttatttaattctttttgtcACCATTTCAACTTTCTCATCATATgcaaattcttcttcttcttacaaTGACCAAATTGCCCCTAAACAACAAGGGGAGAAGCTAATTAGAGGATTTAACTTGTCTCCTAAGCACTCCATTAATCTGCCAGAGATTGGTGATGATTTTTTACAATCTAGTCCTGATCTTGTTGAAAATCCTTTGAAATTCAATGTTCTTGGTGATCCTGGTCCTTCTGTTCAAGATTTTGGTCACCATGCTGGCTATTTCAAGCTTCCTAACACTACAGCTGCAAG gatgttctattttttcttcgAATCAAGAAACACCAAGGAAGATCCTGTAGTTATATGGTTGACTGGAGGGCCAGGATGCAGCAGTGAATTAGCTTTGTTTTACGAAAATGGTCCTTACCATCTTTCTAATAATATGTCTCTTCAATGGAATGATTATGGCTGGGATAAG GCATCAAATCTCATTTTCGTCGATCAGCCGACTGGGACAGGATTTAGTTATACAACTGATCAGAGTGATCTGCGACATGATGAAAATGGTGTTAGCAATGACTTGTATGATTTCTTGCAG GCATTCTTCACAAAGCATCCCGAGTTGgctaaaaatgattttttcataacTGGAGAGTCCTATGCTGGCCATTACATTCCTGCATTTGCTGCCAGGGTTCATCAAGGAAACAAGAACAATCAAGGGATTCATATAAATCTCAAG GGATTCGCTATCGGTAATGGCCTAACAGATCCTTCTATCCAGTACAAAGCATATACTGATTATGCCTTGGAGAATGATTTAATTGAACAATCAGATTACCAGAGAATTAATGAACTGATGCCATCATGTGATCAGGCTATCAAAGCTTGTG GTACCAATGGAGAATCTACCTGTGAATCTGCATACAGTGTTTGCAATAACATATTCAATGAGATCATGCATGTTGCTGGCAATATTAAC TACTATGATATCAGAAAGCAATGCGAAGGGCAGTTATGTTATGATTTTTCAAACATGGAAACGTTTCTGAACGATAAAATAGTGAGGGATTCTCTAGGGGTAGGCAACAGAGAATTTGTGTCATGCAGTTCAGATGTTTATGATGCAATGCTAAGGGACTGGATGAGAAATCTTGAAGTAGGAATTCCTGCACTTCTTGAAGATGGTATCAGAGTACTCATCTATGCAGGAGAGGAGGATCTCATATGCAACTGGCTCG GAAATTCAAGGTGGGTTCATGCAATGGAATGGACGGGGCAGAAGGATTTCGAAGCAGCTTCAACTGTTCCGTTCACAGTTGAAGGCGCAGAAGCAGGGCAGTTAAAAAGCCATGGTCCTCTAGCTTTCCTCAAG GTCAACAAGGCTGGTCATATGGTTCCAATGGATCAGCCAAAAGCAGCATTACAAATGCTAAAGAGCTGGATGCAAGGGAAGCTTGATGACACTAACAAAGACAGAATTTCTCCAATCTGA